The sequence GGGCCGGCTTCAAGACGGTGCTGCCCTCGCAGGCGCATGCCAAGGTCAGCTTCCGCCTCGTGGCCGGGCAGGACCCGCATGTTCTGCGCGAAAGCTTCCGCGACTGGGTGATCCAGCAGATGCCGCTGGACTGTCATGTGGAGTTCGCATCGCATGGCGCCTCGCCCGCGTCGCGCATGGATATCTCGCATCCCGCCTTCGAGATGGCGCGCCAGGCCCTCAGCGCCGAATGGCCGGGCGAAGCGGCCTTTATCGGCGGCGGCGGGTCGATCCCGGTGGCCGGGTATTTCAAGACCGTGCTGGGCATGGATTCGCTGCTTGCCGGATTCGGCCGTGACAATGATCAGATCCACTCGCCGAACGAGAAATACGATCTCAACAGCTTTCACCGCGGCATGCGCAGCTGGGCGCGCATCCTGGACGGGTTTGCCGCCTGATCCCATCTTTATCCCGAAAACATGCTCGGGGAGAGCGCGAGAGGGGCAGACAGCCCCTCTCGCCCCGGTCGCCCGGCGCGCAGCGCAGGGCGAAAAACCTCGAACGCGGGTCGCGCGGCGCGTAGCGCCGGGCGACATCCCTCAGACCCGCGGCGCAGGCGTGATCGGCGCGCCCGCGCTGCCGCGTCCGGCCCCCCGCCAGAAGCGCGCCATCATCAACGCGCCCGCCACGATCAGACCCACCGTCAGGCCCAGCCAGATCCCGACACCGCCCAGGCCGGCCGGAAACCCCAGCGCCCAGGCACAGGGGATACCGATCCCCCAGTAGCTGATGACGGCGTAGATCATCGGCACGCGGGTATCCTGAACCCCGCGCAACAGCCCCAGTGCCATGACCTGCGCCGCATCGGCCAACTGAAAGAAGGCCGCGACCACCAGCAGCTGCGCACCCAGCGCCACGATCGCCGGCCGAAGGGGGTCGCCGGGATCGACGAACAGGCCCACCAGCGCCTCGGGCAAGGTGACGAAGCCCAGGACGGTGGCCGCGACCGTCACCGCCGACAGCAACAGCGCTGCCCAGGCCGCAAGCCGCAGCCCCTCGGTGTCGCCGCGCCCGTGGGCGCGGCCCGCCCGCACCGTCGCGGCCGAACTCAGCCCGATATGCACCATGAACACGACCGAGGTGATCTGAAGCGCAATGCCATGGGCGGCCAGATGCTCGGTATCGATCCAGCCCATCATCACCATCGTGGCGATGAACAGGCCCGACTCGCTGAGCAGCGTCAGGGCAATGGGCCATCCCAGCTTGAAAACGGACAGGAACGCCTCCCAGTCGGGGCGCCAGAAGCGCGCGAAAAGCGTGTACTCGGCCAGGCCCCGCGCCCGCGCTGCATAGACCGCCAGCACCAGCAAAATCAGCAGATGCGTCCCCAGCGAGGCGATGGCCGCCCCCCGCACGCCCAGTTCGGGCGCCCCGAGATTGCCGAAGATCAGCACCCAGTTCATGGCGATGTTCAGCACGACACCCGCAAGCCAGGCCCATAGCACGACGCGCGGACGCTCGAGCGCCGACAGGTGGCTGCGCAGCACCGTGATCAGGACGGCCGGGCCGATCGCCAAACCGGCGATCCGCAGGTAATCCTGAGCCATCCGGGACAGGTCCGGCTCCTGCCCCAGGCCCAACAGAATGGGTCCCGAGAACCAGAAGACCGGCAGCGCGAGGATCGAAAACAGGATCGCGATCCACAATCCCATGCGCGTGACCCGCCGCACCTGTCGGGCATCCTCGTTCGAGGCGGCCGAGGCGACCATCGGCATCACCGCCAGGCCGAACCCCATGCCGAGGATCAGCAGCATGTGAAAGAACGACGACCCCAAGGCCACGGCGGCCAGTTCCTCGACCCCGTACCACCCCATCATCACGGTGTCGGTCAAGCCGATGGCAACCTGCGCCAATTGCCCGCCGATCAACGGCAGGCCCAGCACCAGGGTGCGTTTGAGGTGGTCGGCGAAGGTCATCACCCGCCTTTAGGCGCGCGCCCGGCGCGGGGCAAGCCTCAGAGCGCGGCCAGCGCGATCGTTCCCGCAATCCAGGCGATCGACAGCCCCACCGCGATCTCGATGCCCGGTTGCACGGCGGCCAGGCGCGCCGCGCTGCCGCTCAGCCCGTCCACCACCCCGCGCCGCGCCCAGACGGCCGCCAGCGCCACCGCGACCGTCACCGAGGCCGTGCCGAGGGCCATCGCCAGCACCCCGGCGATTCCCAGCCCGAAAATCTCCATCCGCGCGGTCAGGATCAGAAGAAACAGCGCACCTGTGCAGGGCCGCAGGGCCAC comes from Roseibacterium elongatum DSM 19469 and encodes:
- a CDS encoding MATE family efflux transporter, whose translation is MTFADHLKRTLVLGLPLIGGQLAQVAIGLTDTVMMGWYGVEELAAVALGSSFFHMLLILGMGFGLAVMPMVASAASNEDARQVRRVTRMGLWIAILFSILALPVFWFSGPILLGLGQEPDLSRMAQDYLRIAGLAIGPAVLITVLRSHLSALERPRVVLWAWLAGVVLNIAMNWVLIFGNLGAPELGVRGAAIASLGTHLLILLVLAVYAARARGLAEYTLFARFWRPDWEAFLSVFKLGWPIALTLLSESGLFIATMVMMGWIDTEHLAAHGIALQITSVVFMVHIGLSSAATVRAGRAHGRGDTEGLRLAAWAALLLSAVTVAATVLGFVTLPEALVGLFVDPGDPLRPAIVALGAQLLVVAAFFQLADAAQVMALGLLRGVQDTRVPMIYAVISYWGIGIPCAWALGFPAGLGGVGIWLGLTVGLIVAGALMMARFWRGAGRGSAGAPITPAPRV